The proteins below come from a single Cryptococcus gattii WM276 chromosome D, complete sequence genomic window:
- a CDS encoding Endopeptidase, putative (Similar to TIGR gene model, INSD accession AAW46568.1), giving the protein MSATEEARGLQSSSDFDLISQILTFNSIAPSATDSVSSVNSDSDSNNGTLTVTSSTGSLSSTDSLFVSATGADAASSSSGTSSQIDSTSALTTFAQSIWAQPLDSSASLTGVMSQNNAIAYTIDVTIGEGGITLPVLVDTGSADIWVAASGCDNCTAANMVDSGLILPEACEEEDKGYGSGSVRGCLVNTDIIIGAYELKQFHVLAASDSQGFDGSYMSGIFGLAMNKSSIGNQATPMDTLSQLGIISTPEVGFYLTRTESESELVFGSPHDNPHADQSKKITLPKSTRGDGLYRVIMDGFVSHGYMVQSSNNSVIMEKIEVILDTGTSDIRVPEDMLLPIYAALGNGTYYFDTTTGDLVVPCKSNDGAALALQFGGQQFYLSWQDLIANPSSTDANYCYCRVQASPSVISDYLIVGSIFFHNVYHVINTDTGDITMYGLVD; this is encoded by the exons ATGTCAGCAACGGAAGAAGCACGGGGATTGCAGAGCTCATCTGATTTTGATCTAATTTCCCAAATATTGACATTCAACAGCATTGCACCTTCGGCCACTGATAGCGTGTCGAGCGTCAACAGCGATTCCGACTCAAATAATGGGACCTTGACAGTCACGTCCTCAACAGGCAGCCTCTCATCAACGGACAGTCTTTTTGTTTCTGCCACTGGCGCAGATGCcgcttcatcttcttctggaACATCAAGTCAAATCGACTCGACTTCTGCTTTAACAACCTTTGCCCAATCCATATGGGCTCAGCCTCTCGATTCATCCGCAAGTTTGACCGGGGTTATGAGCCAGAACAATGCGATCGCATACACCATTGATGTCACAATAGGAGAGGGGGGCATCACACTCCCTGTGCTTGTCGATACTGG GAGTGCCGACATCTGGGTTGCGGCCAGTGGGTGTGATAATTGCACAGCAGCAAATATGGTTGATAGCGGTCTTATCCTCCCTGAGGCTTgcgaagaggaggataaGGGCTATG GGAGCGGTTCTGTGAGGGGATGCCTTGTAAACACTGATATCATCATCGGAGCCTATGAGCTGAAGCAATTCCATGTTTTGGCCGCATCTGACTCTCAAGGCTTTGACGGCTCCTACATGAG CGGTATTTTTGGCCTTGCCATGAAT AAATCTTCCATCGGCAATCAAGCGACACCCATGGATACTCTGTCACAATTGGGAATAATTAGCACCCCTGAAGTTGGCTTCTACCTCACTCGAACGGAGTCAGAGAGTGAGCTGGTGTTTGGCTCACCTCACGACAA CCCTCATGCCGACCAAAGCAAAAAAATTACTCTTCCCAAATCAACCAGGGGTGACGGTCTATATCGTGTTATCATGGATGGCTTCGTTTCTCACGGATACATGGTGCAAAGTTCAAACAACAGCGTCATTATGGAGAAAATTGAGGTCATCCTTGATACTGG GACGTCCGATATCCGAGTACCAGAAGAT ATGCTTCTCCCCATTTATGCTGCTTTGGGGAATGGCACATATTATTTTGACACCACAACGGGTGACCTTGTGGTCCCATGTAAAAGCAACGACGGTGCAGCTTTAGCACTCCAGTTCGGCGGCCAACAATTCTACCTGAGCTGGCAGGATTTAAT TGCCAATCCAAGTTCAACGGATGCGAACTATTGTTATTGTCGGGTCCAAGCCTCTC CATCGGTTATCAGTGATTACCTGATTGTTGGATCCATATTCTTCCATAATGTCTACCATGTGATTAACACAGATACTGGAGACATAACAATGTATGGATTGGTAGATTAG
- a CDS encoding Alanine-glyoxylate transaminase, putative (Similar to TIGR gene model, INSD accession AAW46567.1) translates to MSDFHQAPHKLLVIPGPIEFSDPVLAANATPGTAHTSPAFIPVFGETLSLLRDVLLSTKESGSQPLLIAGSGTLGWDAVAANLIEQGEEAVVLNTGYFSDSFADLEAYGAKVIQVKAEIGNIPTDEAIISALASKPKLLTITHVDTSTGVLSPADHIASLVKKHSPSTLIALDAVCSVASEEIRFDDWGLDVVLSATQKGLGVPPGLSVVLASKRAVETVEKRKTPIPAYYVSWKKWIPIMQNYESGKPSYFATPPVQLVYALHTSLKSITSAPMADRFKAHKAASAYVKDSLAELGLEFVPKSRDIAANGMTAVRFPKGLKAPDVLPKLAERNIVVAAGLHKAIVSEYFRIGHMGITAVDRQRGDLEKVVKSIKEVLGKA, encoded by the exons ATGTCCGACTTCCATCAAGCTCCCCACAAGCTCTTGGT CATCCCAGGCCCCATTGAGTTCTCTGACCCCGTCCTTGCTGCCAACGCGACTCCTGGTACTGCGCACACATCTCCCGCTTTTATTCCTGTCTTCGGCGAGaccctctctctccttcgTGACGTTCTTTTATCTACTAAAGAGAGCGGATCCCAACCTCTCTTGATTGCGGGTAGCGGTACTTTGGGCTGGGACGCGGTCGCTGCTAACCTCATTGAGCAAGGGGAGGAGGCTGTTGTCCTTAACACTGGTTACTTCAGTGACTCTTTTGCCGA CCTCGAGGCCTACGGTGCCAAAGTTATCCAAGTGAAAGCCGAGATCGGTAACATTCCTAC GGATGAGGCCATCATTTCAGCTCTTGCCTCCAAGCCTAAGCTTCTTACTATCACCCATGTCGACACTTCCACTGGTGTCCTTTCGCCCGCTGATCACATCGCTTCCCTTGTTAAGAAGCACTCGCCTAGCACCCTTATTGCTCTTGACGCTGTGTGCTCAGTGGCCTCCGAGGAAATCAGGTTTGACGATTGGGGACTGGATGTCGTCCTCAGCGCTACGCAGAAAGGTCTTGGTGTGCCTCCTGGTTTAAGCGTCGTGCTTGCCAGCAAGAGAGCCGTGGAG ACCGTTGAGAAAAGGAAGACTCCTATCCCCGCGTACTACGTCTCCTGGAAGAAGTGGATTCCCATTATGCAGAACTATGAAAGCGGAAAGCCATCTTATTTTGCAACTC CCCCTGTTCAGCTCGTGTATGCGCTTCACACATCTCTCAAGTCCATTACTTCTGCCCCTATGGCAGACCGTTTCAAGGCTCACAAGGCTGCCAGCGCCTACGTTAAGGACAGCCTCGCCGAGCTTGGACTTGAATTCGTCCCCAAGAGCCGCGACATCGCTGCAAACGGTATGACCGCCGTCAGGTTCCCTAAAGGTCTGAAGGCTCCCGATGTCCTCCCTAAATTGGCCGA GCGAAACATTGTCGTGGCCGCCGGCTTGCACAAAGCTATCGTTAGTGAATACTTCCGAATTGGACACATGGGTATCACCGCTGTCGACAGGCAGAGGGGCGATCTAGAAAAGGTTGTCAAAAGTATCAAGGAGGTTTTGGGCAAGGCTTGA
- a CDS encoding Sulfite reductase, putative (Similar to TIGR gene model, INSD accession AAW46569.1) has translation MSVLAAISSLPATSYYHPIGHVPAGASKLNPYLPLPQSSAPAVLFTNANLLHSLPTASLNRTVVHVFDAEEIVTPKGAKAVSLISRSAQSAYDHALLALRLAQDQDAVVYHFIPSGLEGEVQTLENAQAWLSGPLEAPNVSIGDGAEPSAEAKLVAAYDSISLSLLKLTRRPQRPFIHNKAESSRLVVNFLPSPVEAENTVDVVLAIPAPKEKLSSSLSGVQVVVVVEAGSGKYGPAWASVVDALEGADVTIRSVLVGASASPEEISAAITGDAPITRIGKPLSYNIPSNAITVPSPESTYTELLASSPSPLEILNDPSHLAANESTSPLYAFGKAVAIRKERARLVELAKEVLKAPNTKPEVHEALSAWLLVRDEKKGAAEAGKKVEAAIGAGKGEEKEIVELGQKGHWEKRALWIVISNSWAVDLASSGLHHALASGLDINLLVYETAASPFSPNAPAQPPKERKKDLALYALNMGDVYVASVAVYADYAGVLNAMREAENYSGPGLVLAYLPWGEKEDGQAVSDSENAGPLERLRETKRAVSGGWWPMFRWNPSLPDNKRFSLDSSHIKAALSEFLDRQSHLSQLTLATPAIDPSVTSSAGTELLAARKEKARKAYDALLNSLDGPGLLVLYASDGGNAEKLAKRLVGRAKMRGVGASLRVLDEVAGSIVGTLGQEQNVLIVTSTAGQGESPLNGREFTKALSKLSPSDELKETKVAVFGMGDSHYWPRPEDAGYYNKPARDLFPKLISLGCQELLPLGLGDDSDPDGVQTAYKPFEASLWRALGVDSVEVTEEKEEVVANEHIKIASDYLRGTILEGLADKSTGAISASDAQLTKFHGTYMQDDRDIRESLKAQGLEPAYSFMIRVRMPGGICSAKQWLDMDRIADEHGNGTFKLTTRQTFQFHGVIKSHLKKAMQAINKSLLDTIAACGDVNRNIQCTVNPSLSKTHATVYEFSKAISEHLLPATNAYHEIWLDKKKISGDAVQPFDADSEPLYGPYYLPRKFKIAIAVPPDNAVDVFTNDVGFIAIVENDEVVGYNVSVGGGMGVTHGNKKTYPRLGDVIGFIAAEDGTKVAESIMLVQRDHGNRQDRKNARLKYTVDRLGLPKFKAFVEERWGKKFAPARAYHFDSNLDHYGWTQGYDGKWHFTMFIENGRVEDNSRHQFKAGLQEIASAHKGTFRLTANQHLILSDVAPEDLDEMKRLLAKWGLDNLDHSGVRLSSSACVAFPTCGLAMAESERYLPVLIDKVEKICEEAGVKSDDLVMRMTGCPNGCARPWAAEVAFVGKAPGSYMMMLGGSHLGTRLNKPFLESASEPEILAVLKPMIKRWALERHEGERFGDWTIRAGYIKPTTHGTNFWEDAYPAQAGTTVTA, from the exons ATGTCTGTCCTCGCCGccatctcctctctccCTGCTACCTCCTACTACCACCCCATTGGCCACGTCCCTGCTGGCGCCTCTAAGCTCAACCCTTacctccctcttccccagTCTTCTGCTCCTGCCGTTCTCTTCACCAACGCAAACTTACTCCACTCTCTCCCCACGGCGTCTCTCAACCGAACTGTGGTCCATGTTTTCGACGCCGAAGAGATTGTTACTCCCAAGGGAGCTAAGGCTGTCTCATTAATCAGTCGATCTGCGCAGAGTGCTTATGACCACGCTTTGCTCGCCCTTCGTCTTGCTCAGGACCAGGACGCAGTGGTCTACCACTTTATCCCCTCTGGTCTTGAGGGTGAAGTCCAAACTCTCGAGAACGCCCAAGCTTGGCTCTCTGGTCCTCTTGAGGCTCCCAACGTCTCCATTGGCGATGGTGCAGAGCCGTCTGCTGAGGCTAAGCTTGTTGCCGCCTATGACTCTATCAGCCTTTCGCTCCTCAAGCTCACTCGTCGACCTCAGCGACCTTTTATCCACAATAAGGCCGAATCTTCTCGACTTGTCGTCAActtcctcccctccccCGTAGAAGCTGAGAACACGGTCGATGTCGTTCTTGCCATCCCTGCCCCCAAGGAAAAGCTCAGCTCTTCTCTCTCTGGTGTCCAAGTGGTTGTCGTTGTTGAGGCTGGTAGCGGCAAATACGGTCCTGCTTGGGCCTCTGTTGTCGACGCTCTTGAAGGCGCCGATGTGACTATTCGATCCGTCTTGGTAGGTGCGTCTGCCTCTCCCGAGGAGATCTCTGCCGCCATCACTGGTGACGCCCCTATCACTCGAATTGGCAAGCCTCTTTCTTACAATATCCCCTCTAATGCCATCACTGTGCCTTCCCCCGAGTCTACCTACACTGAGCTTCTTgcttcttccccttctcctctcgAGATCCTCAATGATCCATCTCACCTCGCTGCCAATGAATCTACTTCTCCTCTTTACGCTTTCGGTAAGGCCGTTGCCATCCGAAAGGAGCGTGCCAGGCTCGTCGAGCTTGCCAAGGAGGTCCTCAAGGCCCCCAACACCAAGCCTGAGGTTCACGAGGCTCTCTCTGCCTGGCTTTTGGTTCGCgacgagaagaagggtgcCGCCGAGGCGGGTAAAAAGGTTGAGGCTGCTATCGGTGCCGGTAAAGgtgaggagaaggaaatTGTTGAACTTGGTCAAAAGGGCCATTGGGAGAAGCGAGCTCTTTGGATTGTGATTTCCAACTCTTGGGCTGTTGACCTTGCTTCTTCTGGTCTTCACCATGCTCTTGCCTCTGGTCTCGACATTAACCTCCTCGTTTACGAGACCGCTGcttctcctttctctccCAATGCTCCCGCCCAGCCTCCCAAAGAGCGCAAGAAGGACCTTGCTCTCTACGCCCTCAACATGGGGGACGTCTACGTTGCGTCCGTCGCCGTGTACGCCGACTACGCTGGTGTTCTCAACGCCATGCGCGAAGCCGAGAACTACTCTGGACCCGGTTTGGTCCTTGCCTACTTGCCTTGGGGTGAAAAGGAAGACGGCCAGGCAGTCTCTGACAGCGAGAACGCCGGCCCCCTTGAGCGACTCCGTGAGACCAAGCGAGCCGTCTCTGGTGGCTGGTGGCCCATGTTCAGGTGGAACCCCTCCCTTCCTGACAACAAGCGATTCTCTCTCGACTCTTCTCACATCAAAGCTGCCCTCTCCGAGTTCCTTGACCGACAGTCTCACCTCTCTCAGCTTACTCTTGCGACACCCGCTATCGACCCTAGCGTAACCTCCTCCGCCGGTACCGAGCTTCTCGCCGCCCGTAAGGAGAAGGCTAGAAAGGCTTACGATGCCCTCCTCAACTCTCTCGACGGCCCCGGTCTTCTCGTTCTCTACGCCAGTGACGGTGGTAACGCCGAGAAGCTTGCCAAGCGACTTGTTGGCCGAGCCAAGATGCGTGGTGTTGGTGCTTCTCTCCGTGTCCTCGACGAGGTTGCGGGCTCCATCGTCGGGACCCTTGGCCAGGAACAGAACGTTCTCATCGTTACTTCTACCGCTGGTCAGGGTGAATCTCCCCTCAACGGTCGAGAGTTCACTAAGGCTCTCTCCAAGCTTTCTCCTTCCGACGAGCTCAAGGAAACTAAGGTTGCCGTCTTCGGTATGGGTGACTCTCACTACTGGCCTCGTCCTGAGGACGCTGGTTACTACAACAAGCCCGCCAGGGATCTCTTCCCCAAGTTGATCTCTCTTGGTTGCCAGGAACTCTTGCCTCTCGGTCTGGGTGACGACTCTGACCCTGACGGTGTCCAGACTGCCTACAAGCCTTTTGAAGCCTCTCTTTGGAGGGCCCTTGGCGTTGACAGCGTCGAGGTCACtgaggaaaaggaggaggtCGTTGCCAACGAGCACATCAAGATTGCCTCTGACTACCTTCGAGGCACCATCCTTGAGGGTCTTGCCGACAAGTCTACCGGCGCCATCTCTGCATCTGATGCTCAGTTGACCAAGTTCCACGGCACTTATATGCAG GATGACCGAGACATTCGAGAGTCTCTTAAGGCCCAAGGTCTTGAGCCCGCCTACTCTTTTATGATCCGAGTCCGAATGCCCGGTGGTATCTGCTCTGCCAAGCAGTGGCTCGACATGGACCGTATCGCTGATGAGCACGGTAACGGTACCTTCAAGTTGACTACCCGACAGACATTCCAGTTCCATGGTGTCATCAAGAGCCACTTGAAGAAAGCTATGCAGGCCATCAACAAGAGTTTGTTGGACACTATCGCCGCTTGTGGTGATGTCA ACCGTAACATCCAGTGTACCGTCAACCCTTCTCTCTCCAAGACCCACGCTACCGTCTACGAGTTCTCAAAGGCCATCTCGGAGCATCTCCTTCCTGCTACCAACGCTTACCACGAAATCTGGCTtgacaagaagaagatctCTGGTGACGCTGTCCAGCCTTTCGACGCTGACAGCGAGCCTCTCTACGGCCCTTACTACCTCCCTCGTAAATTCAAGATCGCCATCGCCGTCCCTCCTGACAACGCCGTTGACGTCTTCACCAACGACGTTGGTTTCATTGCCATTGTTGAGAACGACGAGGTCGTTGGTTACAACGTTAGTGTTGGTGGTGGTATGGGTGTTACTCACGGTAACAAGAAGACCTACCCCCGATTGGGTGATGTCATCGGTTTCATCGCCGCTGAGGATGGTACGAAGGTTGCTGAGAGCATCATGTTGGTCCAGAGGGACCATGGTAACCGACAGGACAGGAAGAACGCT CGTCTGAAGTACACTGTCGACCGACTTGGTCTCCCCAAGTTTAAGGCTTTCGTCGAGGAGCGATGGGGCAAGAAGTTTGCTCCTGCCCGAGCTTACCACTTCGATTCTAATCTCGACCACTACGGCTGGACCCAGGGCTACGACGGCAAGTGGCACTTCACCATGTTTATTGAGAACGGTCGTGTCGAGGACAACTCTCGTCACCAGTTCAAGGCTGGTCTTCAAGAGATCGCCTCTGCTCACAAGGGTACTTTCCGATTGACCGCCAACCAGCACTTGATCCTTTCCGACGTTGCTCCCGAAGACCTTGATGAGATGAAGAGGTTGCTCGCCAAGTGGGGTCTGGACAACCTTGACCACTCTGGTGTCCGACTGTCAAGTTCCGCTTGTGTTGCCTTCCCCACCTGTGGTTTGGCCATGGCTGAATCCGAGAGATACTTGCCTGTGTTGATCGACAAGGTCGAGAAGATCTGTGAAGAGGCTGGTGTCAAGAGCGACGATCTTGTGATGAGAATGACTGGTTGCCCTAACGG ATGTGCTCGACCATGGGCTGCTGAGGTTGCGTTCGTCGGTAAGGCTCCTGGTAGCTATATG ATGATGCTTGGTGGTAGCCACCTCGGTACAAGATTGAACAAGCCCTTCCTCGAATCCGCCTCCGAACCCGAAATCCTTGCCGTCCTCAAACCCATGATCAAACGATGGGCTCTCGAGCGACATGAGGGTGAAAGGTTTGGTGACTGGACGATTCGGGCGGGCTACATCAAGCCCACAACGCACGGAACAAACTTCTGGGAGGATGCGTACCCTGCGCAGGCGGGCACAACTGTGACAGCATAG
- a CDS encoding Hypothetical Protein (Similar to TIGR gene model, INSD accession AAW46570.1) — MPAYIRRTQLGFAGITPERLRYWGPTAAVWGVAAGAAVSFFLSEVPIFQKDVLIKVPVVGTYFKDTTPDSDKPF; from the exons ATGCCTGCTTACATCCGAAGGACACAACTT GGTTTCGCCGGTATCACTCCTGA GCGATTGAGATACTGGGGTCCCACCGCCGCCGTCTGGGGTGTTGCTGCCGGTGCCGCCGtcagcttcttcctctctgAGGTCCCTATTTTCCAAAAGGATGTCTTGATCAAGGTCCCTGTC GTCGGAACTTACTTTAAGG ACACTACCCCCGACTCTGATAAGCCTTTCTAA
- a CDS encoding uncharacterized protein (Similar to TIGR gene model, INSD accession AAW46566.1), translated as MSSSAATCQPHQSTAKTMSETVSLTARPQKTQTSLSMGPMTETPSPQPPLVYPQSPGNPEVGSSPKGYETSKSIPLPPPKLLSTYLVKHPNHTVGKAIRTNFPQPNPLLRLIRRFRVKHSIIDGLTEKEMRKYEERGEELRRKAGWKFEGEEGEGTVVSQLFWKMYISLLPTLDRDPLSGLVPPDLLGSTTTMPLSIISLIPDIMQHYRDVIIRARTEVFLATNYWQPSNSVNTVSQALRDLSAQVLKDGRPKVVVKIMYDRGSWEQLWNAHVPVHHSDWTPLDLPAKEDVKGLDMEVIVLLGTFHAKFLIVDRKVALINSNNIQDRPNLELMSHFEGPVVDAFYEIALHSWYNRLSPPLPCMTKPYEPPRGPNGKAHYLFQDQNPYFDDIEILKAAKAARILLRRQTKDNEAEAVHHEGPGERLREAVRKVVDQQRQSLADWKPGEEFEARAQTAMKELREFKDRWSLGMGSRVNSRGPSRRPSKEKYHDEEKRRTLLAPSEADSSPTMTAEHPPKSKTYPLPNDRAGDVENSCILDDGIPSKNTNESDVISRHSLDGRHANEEKGLCKHHVCFAPLEMKGVDGMGKIFPEAGMTESPNTSTIHLPLGRNQGVSSNRSLIEPDSETVAPQTGSHPQNRPIPEEDVTCINRLGDRTIERKSDIAATKPGVPAALESQTVEPPTSEGNEGLPLSAQTPKESGETYERTKKHVEMAISQGESAEKLKEEEIQPEGTGSKRMFQLSKKFNAGALSDAWATVEDSDELDNFRPHVVHAPHDPFPIAMCCRKPHGYIRNPQNAAWLAGFRYAKKKVFVQTPTLNARPIVRAVKQACRRGVEVVLLLDLGFNDKGESIPFQGGTNEEVVDRLYKKLSSEKKEQYLKVYWYTGKDQVRPLNAVKKQRNCHIKFAAYDDEVVIIGNGNQDSQSWFHSQEVNVMIDSKQIVAEMMDILLSNQNTIKYGLVDSDGIWRDKDGHTLEHYGATAKGAFRGLSAFITFAKSI; from the exons ATGTCCTCTAGTGCAGCAACGTGTCAACCACATCAGAGTACTGCCAAAACAATGTCAGAAACAGTTAGTCTTACTGCAAGGCCGCAAAAAACCCAAACAAGTTTATCGATGGGCCCCATGACCGAAACTCCTTCGCCCCAACCTCCACTTGTCTACCCCCAGTCTCCAGGCAACCCCGAAGTGGGCTCTTCACCGAAGGGTTACGAAACATCGAAGAGTATTCCTTTGCCTCCGCCAAAGCTATTGTCCACCTACCTCGTGAAGCATCCAAATCATACGGTTGGGAAAGCTATCAGGACCAACTTCCCACAGCCTAATCCATTGCTACGTTTGATCAGAAGGTTCAGAGTCAAACATAGTATCATCGATGGTTTGACGGAGAAGGAAATGAGAAAATACgaagagagaggagaagaatTAAGGCGGAAAGCAGGTTGGAAGTTTGAAGGtgaggagggagaaggcACAGTTGTTAGCCAGCTGTTTTGGAAG ATGTACATATCGTTGTTGCCAACGTTAGATCGTGACCCCCTGTCTGGCCTTGTTCCTCCAGACCTGCTGGGATCAACAACCACCATGCCTCTGTCAATCATCTCTCTGATCCCTGACATCATGCAGCATTATCGCGATGTCATCATACGTGCAAGAACAGAGGTCTTCCTAGCCACCAATTATTGGCA ACCGTCCAATTCTGTCAATACCGTCTCGCAAGCTTTGCGAGATCTTTCAGCTCAAGTTTTGAAAGACGGCAGGCCAAAAGTGGTGGTCAAGATTATGTATGATCGTGGATCATGGGAGCAGCTGTGGAATGCCCATGTCCCTGTACACCATAGTGACTGGACACCACTTGACCTTCCGGCAAAGGAAGACGTAAAAGGATTGGACATGGAAGTAATA GTTTTGTTGGGCACTTTCCACGCAAAATTTTTGATTGTCGACAGAAAAGTTGCCCTCATCAACAGTAACAACATCCAAG ATCGTCCCAATCTCGAACTCATGTCCCACTTTGAAGGCCCTGTAGTCGATGCTTTTTACGAAATTGCTCTCCACTCGTGGTATAATCGCCTCAgtcctcctctcccttgCATGACCAAGCCTTATGAACCTCCTCGTGGCCCCAATGGAAAAGCTCACTATCTCTTTCAAGACCAAAATCCTTATTTCGATGATATTGAAATCCTTAAAGCTGCCAAAGCCGCCCGCATATTGTTGCGGCGTCAGACAAAGGACAATGAGGCAGAAGCCGTCCACCATGAAGGCCCAGGAGAAAGGTTAAGAGAGGCAGTCAGGAAAGTAGTGGATCAGCAGAGGCAAAGCTTAGCGGATTGGAAGCCAGGAgaagagtttgaggcaAGAGCCCAGACTGCAATGAAAGAATTGAGGGAGTTCAAGGATAGATGGAGTTTGGGTATGGGTAGCAGAGTTAACTCGAGAGGACCAAGTAGGAGGCCCAGCAAAGAAAAAT ACCATGATGAGGAGAAAAGGCGTACTTTGTTGGCACCTTCGGAAGCTGATTCGTCCCCCACAATGACGGCTGAACATCCACCGAAATCGAAAACCTACCCTCTTCCAAATGATAGGGCGGGTGATGTTGAGAATTCCTGCATTTTGGACGATGGAATTCCCTCTAAAAATACCAACGAATCAGACGTTATCTCTCGACACAGTTTGGACGGCAGACATGCGAATGAGGAGAAAGGGTTATGTAAGCATCATGTGTGTTTTGCGCCACTAGAAATGAAGGGAGTGGATGGTATGGGCAAAATCTTCCCAGAGGCCGGAATGACCGAGTCGCCAAACACGTCAACCATTCATCTCCCTCTGGGAAGGAATCAGGGTGTGTCGTCAAACCGCTCACTGATTGAGCCTGACAGCGAGACAGTCGCTCCCCAAACAGGGTCTCACCCCCAGAATAGGCCTATTCCGGAAGAGGATGTGACATGCATTAATCGTTTAGGAGACCGTACTATTGAACGTAAGAGCGACATTGCTGCCACGAAGCCAGGCGTCCCTGCCGCTTTAGAATCACAGACTGTGGAGCCTCCTACAAGTGAGGGAAATGAGGGCTTACCATTATCGGCTCAGACGCCTAAAGAATCTGGAGAAACATACGAAAGAACCAAGAAGCACGTCGAAATGGCTATCTCTCAAGGCGAAAGTGCCGAGAAACtcaaagaggaagagatcCAACCAGAAGGAACTGGGAGTAAAAGGATGTTCCAGTTGTCCAAGAAGTTTA ACGCGGGCGCACTCTCAGATGCTTGGGCAACTGTTGAAGATTCAGATGAGCTCGACAACTTCAGACCGCATGTAGTTCATGCTCCTCACGACCCTTTCCCAATTGCTATGTGCTGTCGAAAGCCACACGGCT ATATTCGCAACCCTCAAAATGCCGCGTGGCTTGCTGGTTTTCGATACGCTAAGAAAAAGGTGTTCGTACAGACACCTACTCTGAACGCGCGCCCAATCGTTCGTGCAGTCAAACAAGCTTGTCGACGAGGGGTAGAAGTTGTCCTTTTGCTGGATCTGG GTTTTAACGACAAAGGTGAATCTATCCCTTTCCAAGGTGGAACCAATGAGGAGGTTGTCGACAGGCTGTATAAAAAGTTGTCTTCGGAGAAGAAAGAGCAGTATCTCAAAGTATATTGGTATACGGGAAAAGATCAGGTCAGACCTCTCAATGCTGTCAAGAAGCAGCGGAACTGCCATATCAAATTCGCTGCGTATGATGATGAAGTGGTGATTATTGGAAATGGAAATCAAG ATTCACAATCTTGGTTCCATTCTCAAGAAGTCAATGTCATGATTGATTCCAAG CAAATTGTGGCGGAGATGATGGATATACTTCTCTCGAACCAGAACACCATCAAGTATGGTCTGGTCGACTCTGATGGCATCTGGCGTGATAAAGATGGTCACACGTTGGAGCATTATGGGGCTACCGCGAAAGGGGCCTTCCGTGGATTGTCGGCTTTCATTACGTTTGCCAAATCCATCTAA
- a CDS encoding ras-related protein ypt1, putative (Similar to TIGR gene model, INSD accession AAW46571.1) gives MSAPEYDYLFKLLLIGDSGVGKSCLLLRFADDTYTESYISTIGVDFKIRTIELEGKTVKLQIWDTAGQERFRTITSSYYRGAHGIIVVYDVTDRDTYTNVKQWLQEIDRYAVEGVNKLLVGNKSDLATKKVVEYAEAKAFADELGIPFLETSAKNATNVEQAFLTMSKQIKDRMGSSTMASGPGAKSTIKGLGQNVEQKTAGGCC, from the exons ATGTCTGCCCCCGAATACGACTACCTTTTCAAG CTCCTTCTTATCGGTGACTCTGGTGTCGGAAAATCCTGTCTCTTGCTCCGTTTCGCCGACGACACCTACACAGAGTCTTATATCTCCACTATCGGC GTTGACTTCAAGATCCGAACCATTGAGCTTGAAGGCAAGACTGTCAAGCTCCAAATC TGGGATACTGCCGGACAGGAACGATTCAG GACCATCACTTCTTCTTACTACCGAGGTGCTCACGGTATCATAGTGGTTTACGACGTCACTGACCGGG ACACCTATACCAACGTTAAGCAATGGTTGCAAGAAATTGACCGATACGCTGTTGAGGGTGTCAACAAGCTTTTGGTTGGCAACAAGTCTGATCTGGCGACCAAGAAGGTTGTGGAATATGCCGAGGCCAAGGCTTTCGCCGACGAGCTTGGTATTCCCTTCCTCGAAACTTCTGCTAAGAACGCTACCAACGTCGAACAAGCTTTCTTGACCATGTCTAAGCAGATTAAAGACCG AATGGGATCATCTACTATGGCTTCTGGACCTGGTGCCAAGTCCACCATTAAGGGCCTCGGACAGAACGTGGAGCAGAAGACCGCTGGCGGATGCTGCTAA